In the genome of Flavobacterium panacagri, one region contains:
- the purT gene encoding formate-dependent phosphoribosylglycinamide formyltransferase — protein sequence MKILLLGSGELGKEFVIAAQRIGQTIIAVDSYENAPAMQVAHGFEVINMLDGEALDKIVAKHKPDFIVPEIEAIRTERFYDYEKQGITVVPSAKAANFTMNRKAIRDLASKELGLRTAKYQYATSAEELQKAVQEVGIPCVVKPLMSSSGKGQSTIKTESDIEKAWQYAVAGSRGDVIEVIVEAFVNFDSEITLLTITQNNNPTLFCAPIGHRQERGDYQESWQPALVSEKDLYEAQDMAEKITEALGGAGLFGVEFFLTKEGVYFSELSPRPHDTGMVTLAGTQNFNEFELHLRAILSLPIFEITLEKAGASAVILASEDSTNPTFSGIEKVAALPKTDFRIFGKPTSRPYRRMGVVLSHDSLATPINEITERAKETAKLITVNS from the coding sequence ATGAAAATACTACTCCTAGGTTCAGGCGAATTAGGCAAAGAATTTGTCATTGCCGCACAACGAATCGGACAAACTATAATTGCAGTTGACAGTTACGAAAATGCACCAGCCATGCAAGTTGCACACGGTTTCGAAGTCATTAATATGTTAGACGGCGAAGCGCTAGACAAAATCGTAGCCAAACACAAACCCGATTTTATTGTTCCTGAAATAGAAGCCATTCGCACTGAACGTTTTTACGATTACGAAAAACAAGGCATCACCGTTGTTCCTTCAGCGAAAGCGGCAAATTTTACTATGAATCGTAAAGCCATTCGTGATTTAGCCTCGAAAGAACTTGGGCTAAGAACTGCCAAATATCAATATGCAACTTCAGCCGAAGAACTTCAAAAAGCCGTTCAGGAAGTTGGAATTCCGTGCGTTGTAAAACCTTTAATGTCTTCATCAGGAAAAGGACAATCGACTATAAAAACAGAAAGCGATATCGAAAAAGCATGGCAATATGCCGTTGCAGGTTCGCGTGGCGATGTTATCGAAGTTATTGTAGAAGCTTTTGTCAATTTTGATTCTGAAATTACGCTTTTAACGATTACTCAAAATAATAATCCAACTTTGTTTTGTGCACCAATTGGTCACAGACAAGAAAGAGGCGATTATCAAGAAAGCTGGCAACCGGCTTTAGTCTCTGAGAAAGATTTATACGAAGCGCAGGATATGGCCGAAAAAATTACTGAAGCCCTTGGCGGTGCCGGACTTTTTGGTGTTGAATTTTTCCTAACAAAAGAAGGCGTTTATTTCTCAGAACTTTCTCCACGTCCTCATGATACTGGAATGGTAACTTTAGCTGGAACGCAGAATTTCAACGAATTCGAATTGCATTTAAGAGCGATTTTAAGTCTTCCTATTTTCGAAATTACTTTGGAAAAAGCCGGAGCAAGTGCCGTAATTTTAGCATCTGAAGATTCGACAAACCCAACTTTCAGCGGAATCGAAAAAGTAGCTGCTTTACCAAAAACTGATTTCAGGATTTTCGGCAAACCTACTTCAAGACCTTATCGTCGAATGGGAGTTGTTTTAAGCCACGATTCACTTGCAACTCCAATTAACGAAATAACAGAACGCGCCAAAGAAACGGCAAAATTAATAACTGTAAATTCATAG
- the aceB gene encoding malate synthase A yields MKNQTEIIETAMEFLAEKKLRYPKIWTEEAIVFITELHRKFESQRKLLLLQREQKQVTFDQGIMPVFIPETKSIREGSWTAGEIPKDLLDRRVEITGPVDRKMIINALNSGAKTFMADFEDSTSPTWQNLMDGQVNLIDAVNKTITYTDLVKQKSYHLNEKIATLIVRPRGLHLTEKHVLIEGNEVSGSLVDFGLYVFHNHKKLLENNSAPYFYIPKLEHYLEARWWNTVIDFTEDYLNLKRGTVKVTVLIETITASFQLDEIIYELKEHIVGLNCGRWDYIFSYIKKFRKNPKFIVPDRDQVNMTSPFMNAYSNLVIQRCHKRGIHAIGGMAAQIPIKNNEEANAVAFAKVKTDKEREVRNGHDGTWVAHPDLVAIAKAIFDKGMPTPNQIHVKREHRRITETDLIEPPIGLITENGVRKNINVAILYLASWLNGQGAAALHNLMEDAATAEISRSQLWQWLQNKVILDNGRKLDLAYYHELALDESQKIKEELGAENHEKQQFPLAEKMLERLVVNLHFVDFLTIPCYKYL; encoded by the coding sequence ATGAAAAACCAAACTGAAATTATCGAAACGGCAATGGAATTTTTAGCCGAAAAAAAGCTTCGTTATCCAAAAATCTGGACAGAAGAAGCGATTGTTTTCATAACCGAATTACACCGAAAATTCGAATCGCAGCGTAAACTGCTTCTTTTGCAGCGCGAACAGAAACAAGTCACTTTTGATCAGGGAATCATGCCGGTTTTTATTCCAGAAACAAAAAGTATCAGAGAAGGAAGTTGGACAGCTGGTGAGATTCCGAAAGACTTATTAGACCGAAGAGTAGAAATTACTGGGCCGGTTGATCGCAAAATGATCATCAACGCTTTGAATTCGGGAGCCAAAACTTTTATGGCCGATTTTGAAGACAGCACTTCGCCAACTTGGCAAAACCTGATGGACGGTCAAGTAAATTTAATCGATGCGGTAAACAAAACAATTACTTATACGGATTTGGTAAAACAAAAATCCTATCATTTAAATGAAAAAATCGCAACGCTAATTGTACGTCCAAGAGGTCTGCATTTGACCGAAAAGCATGTTTTAATTGAAGGAAATGAAGTTTCGGGTTCTTTGGTAGATTTTGGTTTGTATGTGTTTCATAATCATAAAAAACTTCTAGAAAACAACTCTGCCCCATATTTCTATATTCCGAAATTGGAACATTATCTGGAAGCAAGATGGTGGAATACTGTAATTGATTTTACAGAAGATTATCTGAATCTGAAACGAGGTACAGTAAAAGTGACGGTTTTAATTGAGACCATAACGGCAAGTTTTCAGTTAGACGAAATCATCTATGAATTAAAAGAACATATCGTTGGCTTGAACTGTGGACGCTGGGATTATATTTTCTCTTATATCAAAAAGTTTAGAAAAAATCCAAAATTCATTGTTCCGGATCGCGATCAGGTAAATATGACTTCACCATTTATGAATGCCTATTCCAATTTGGTTATCCAAAGATGCCATAAACGTGGTATTCATGCGATTGGCGGAATGGCAGCACAGATTCCAATTAAGAATAATGAAGAAGCAAATGCTGTCGCTTTCGCGAAAGTAAAAACCGATAAAGAACGTGAAGTTCGAAACGGCCACGATGGAACCTGGGTCGCGCATCCAGATTTAGTTGCAATAGCGAAAGCCATTTTTGATAAAGGAATGCCAACGCCAAATCAGATTCATGTAAAAAGAGAACATCGAAGAATTACAGAAACAGATTTGATCGAACCGCCAATCGGATTGATCACAGAAAACGGTGTTCGAAAAAACATCAATGTTGCGATTTTGTACTTGGCTTCATGGTTGAACGGACAAGGCGCTGCAGCTTTGCACAATTTAATGGAAGATGCAGCAACTGCGGAAATTTCGAGATCGCAATTGTGGCAATGGCTTCAAAATAAAGTGATTTTAGATAATGGACGAAAATTAGATTTAGCATATTATCATGAATTGGCTTTAGATGAATCTCAAAAAATTAAGGAAGAATTAGGAGCAGAAAATCACGAAAAACAGCAATTTCCTTTAGCAGAAAAAATGCTGGAAAGATTAGTTGTAAATCTTCATTTTGTAGATTTTCTAACGATTCCGTGTTACAAATATTTATAA
- a CDS encoding pirin family protein, protein MENIVLHKAESRGNANHGWLNAYHSFSFASWYNPDRIQFGALRVLNDDTIAGGMGFGTHPHDNMEIITIPLEGDLAHKDSMGNTEIIKNGDIQVMSAGTGVQHSEFNPNADQQTKLLQIWLFPNKRNVTPRYQQITLDVADRHNKLSQILSPNADDEGVWIHQDAWFNMGNFDAGIATEYKIKKEGNGVYAFVLKGNVTINGQELNSRDAVGISGTDILNIKANTDAEFLLMDVPMNY, encoded by the coding sequence ATGGAAAATATAGTATTGCACAAAGCAGAATCAAGAGGAAATGCAAATCACGGATGGCTGAACGCTTATCATAGTTTTAGTTTTGCAAGCTGGTACAATCCAGACAGAATTCAATTTGGAGCGCTTCGTGTTTTGAACGATGATACGATTGCGGGCGGAATGGGCTTTGGAACGCATCCTCATGATAATATGGAAATTATTACGATTCCGCTTGAAGGAGATTTGGCTCATAAAGACAGCATGGGAAATACTGAAATTATCAAAAATGGTGATATTCAGGTTATGAGTGCTGGAACTGGAGTTCAACACAGTGAGTTTAACCCAAATGCAGATCAACAGACTAAATTGTTGCAAATATGGTTGTTCCCAAACAAAAGAAATGTTACGCCACGTTACCAACAAATTACTTTGGATGTTGCGGACAGACATAATAAATTATCTCAAATTTTATCTCCAAATGCTGATGATGAAGGAGTTTGGATTCACCAAGATGCTTGGTTCAACATGGGGAATTTTGATGCCGGAATCGCAACTGAATACAAAATCAAAAAAGAAGGAAACGGAGTTTATGCTTTCGTTTTAAAAGGAAATGTAACGATCAACGGTCAGGAATTAAACAGCCGTGATGCAGTTGGAATTTCAGGAACTGACATTTTAAACATTAAAGCGAATACAGATGCTGAATTTTTATTAATGGATGTTCCGATGAATTATTAA
- a CDS encoding Crp/Fnr family transcriptional regulator: MALILENIAKHVSLTPEEQELFLSKLETNTYKAKTLLLNAGEVCKHSYFVNSGILRSFNINDNIVEHVLSFACEGWWMSDMYSFFSQKPGQLFIEVLEEAEVVSLSKENQEQLYLEIPKLERFFRILIENSLVANQQRLMDNLSLPAEERFEKFTKKYGTLVHKVPQKQIASFIGVTPEFFSKMKARLLKK, encoded by the coding sequence ATGGCATTAATATTAGAAAACATTGCTAAACACGTTTCTCTGACACCAGAAGAACAAGAACTGTTTTTATCTAAATTAGAAACCAATACATACAAAGCCAAAACACTTTTATTAAATGCTGGCGAAGTCTGCAAACATTCTTATTTTGTAAATTCAGGAATTTTAAGAAGTTTCAATATCAACGATAATATCGTAGAACACGTTCTTTCTTTTGCCTGTGAAGGCTGGTGGATGAGCGATATGTACAGCTTTTTTTCGCAAAAACCAGGACAGCTTTTTATTGAAGTTTTAGAAGAAGCCGAAGTCGTTTCCTTATCCAAAGAAAATCAAGAACAATTATATCTTGAAATCCCAAAACTGGAACGTTTCTTCAGGATTTTAATTGAAAACTCTTTAGTTGCCAATCAACAACGATTAATGGATAATTTAAGTTTGCCTGCGGAAGAACGCTTTGAAAAATTCACAAAAAAATATGGAACATTGGTTCATAAAGTTCCTCAAAAACAAATCGCTTCTTTCATTGGCGTAACACCAGAATTCTTTAGTAAAATGAAAGCGAGACTTTTGAAGAAATAA
- a CDS encoding YceI family protein, which produces MATTKWSIDPTHSEIGFKVKHMMFTNVSGKFGTYDASAITEGDSFDNADFSFSADIASIDTANADRDGHLRSGDFFDAEDHPKLTFKSSAFKKINDGEFELTGDLDIKGVSKTVKFPVEFSGIMTDPWGNTKVGLSIEGKINRKDWGLNWNSALETGGVLVGEEVRLNIELQFVKQA; this is translated from the coding sequence ATGGCAACTACAAAATGGTCAATTGACCCAACTCACTCAGAAATTGGTTTTAAAGTTAAACACATGATGTTTACTAATGTTTCAGGAAAATTTGGAACTTATGATGCTTCTGCAATCACAGAAGGAGATAGTTTTGATAATGCAGATTTTAGTTTTTCTGCTGATATCGCTTCTATCGACACTGCAAACGCAGATCGTGACGGACATTTAAGAAGCGGTGATTTCTTTGACGCTGAGGATCATCCAAAATTAACTTTCAAATCTTCTGCTTTCAAAAAAATCAACGATGGTGAATTTGAATTAACTGGAGATTTAGATATTAAAGGTGTTTCTAAAACAGTGAAATTCCCAGTTGAATTTAGCGGCATCATGACTGATCCTTGGGGAAATACTAAAGTTGGTTTAAGCATAGAAGGAAAAATTAATCGTAAAGATTGGGGTTTAAACTGGAACTCAGCTCTTGAAACTGGAGGCGTTTTAGTGGGCGAAGAAGTTCGTTTGAACATTGAATTACAATTTGTAAAACAAGCTTAA
- a CDS encoding DUF6370 family protein, whose amino-acid sequence MKKLIFMIFLFIGISTQAQDKKKFDKPTIVEASCGECQFGMKGKSCDLAVRIDGKSYFVDGTKIDQHGDAHAENGFCNAIRKASVTGEIKGNRFIATSFTLIDDKK is encoded by the coding sequence ATGAAAAAACTTATATTCATGATTTTCCTTTTTATTGGGATTTCAACTCAGGCACAAGACAAAAAGAAATTTGATAAACCAACAATCGTCGAAGCTTCTTGCGGAGAATGCCAATTCGGAATGAAAGGCAAAAGTTGTGATTTAGCCGTTCGCATTGACGGAAAATCGTATTTTGTTGACGGCACAAAAATCGATCAGCATGGCGATGCTCACGCAGAAAACGGCTTCTGTAATGCTATCAGAAAAGCTTCTGTTACTGGAGAAATCAAAGGAAACCGATTTATCGCCACTTCATTCACTTTAATAGACGATAAAAAATAA
- a CDS encoding helix-turn-helix domain-containing protein, giving the protein MDIEKEYIKLIFGLKLKQVRIQKNLSLFGLAKLTNLSKSYLNEIEKGKKYPKTDKILLLCEHLDVTYDQMVSLKLDNNLAPIGEILKSGILKEIPLELFGIQEADLIDIIANAPAKVNAFISTIFEIAQHYNLSRESFFLASLRSYQEAHSNYFDDLEEKVISFSKSFQINLDSKISIEELEAILKEEYEYIIKDIAFTDQEALGDLRSIYVPKSKTLLLSTELDAPQKAFILAKEIAYNYLKISDRLLTFSWIKFDNFDQVLNNFYASYFAGALILPRKLVVDKINSFLENENPKPEEFVQLIESFEVSPESFYQRLTNLLPKDFQLKNLFFLRLSHRIGSDVYQINKELHITHQQEPHANETNEHYCRRWVSVKTIDEAIKQNKSHFFDAQISSYANSGNEYLVFSSATKDPFLHDTIRSISVGILINPTMKKKFKFIEGKPLVKRIVGVTCETCAVQDCLERAAPPVVLERKKRHENTDLVVQQFINQYS; this is encoded by the coding sequence ATGGATATCGAAAAAGAATATATAAAGCTGATATTTGGGCTAAAACTAAAGCAGGTTAGGATTCAAAAAAATCTTTCGCTTTTTGGCTTAGCCAAATTGACCAATCTTTCAAAATCGTACTTAAACGAGATTGAAAAGGGAAAAAAATATCCAAAAACAGATAAAATTTTGCTACTATGCGAACATCTGGACGTGACTTACGACCAAATGGTATCATTAAAACTCGATAACAACCTCGCTCCGATTGGAGAAATTTTAAAATCCGGAATTTTGAAAGAGATTCCGCTAGAGCTTTTCGGAATTCAGGAAGCCGATTTAATTGATATTATTGCCAATGCTCCCGCAAAAGTCAATGCGTTTATCAGTACGATTTTTGAAATTGCTCAGCATTATAATTTAAGCCGTGAAAGCTTCTTTTTGGCCTCTTTGCGTTCTTATCAGGAAGCGCACAGCAATTATTTTGATGATTTAGAAGAGAAAGTAATTTCGTTTTCGAAGTCTTTTCAGATTAATCTGGATTCTAAAATCAGCATTGAGGAATTAGAAGCCATTTTAAAAGAAGAATACGAATACATTATTAAAGACATTGCTTTTACAGATCAGGAAGCACTGGGTGATTTACGTTCGATTTATGTTCCAAAAAGCAAAACATTATTACTCTCTACAGAACTCGATGCGCCGCAAAAAGCTTTTATTTTAGCCAAAGAAATTGCCTATAATTATCTAAAAATATCAGATCGTCTGCTGACTTTCAGCTGGATTAAATTTGACAATTTTGATCAAGTTTTGAATAATTTTTACGCTTCTTATTTTGCAGGCGCTTTAATATTGCCTAGAAAATTAGTTGTTGATAAAATCAATTCTTTTTTAGAAAATGAAAATCCAAAACCCGAGGAATTTGTTCAGTTAATTGAAAGTTTTGAGGTTTCGCCTGAATCTTTTTATCAGCGATTGACTAATTTACTGCCAAAGGATTTCCAATTAAAGAATCTTTTCTTTTTAAGATTATCACACCGAATTGGTTCTGATGTCTATCAAATCAACAAAGAATTACACATTACACATCAGCAGGAACCGCACGCTAACGAAACCAACGAACATTATTGCAGAAGATGGGTTTCAGTAAAAACGATTGATGAAGCCATCAAACAAAATAAATCTCACTTTTTTGATGCTCAAATTTCCAGCTACGCTAACAGCGGTAATGAATATTTAGTATTTTCGTCAGCAACCAAAGATCCTTTTTTGCATGATACTATTCGAAGTATTTCTGTTGGGATTCTGATAAATCCAACAATGAAAAAGAAATTCAAGTTTATTGAAGGCAAACCTTTGGTCAAAAGAATTGTTGGTGTAACTTGCGAAACCTGTGCCGTTCAGGATTGTTTAGAAAGAGCCGCACCTCCTGTAGTTTTAGAAAGAAAGAAACGCCATGAGAATACAGATTTGGTGGTGCAGCAGTTTATCAATCAATACAGTTAG
- a CDS encoding helix-turn-helix domain-containing protein, whose translation MKRYPIYSVQNFSCNDIHKDFYVNTFKEHLKSHSFVEEPHRHDSYLMVFFTKGSGLHEVDFDQFEIKRGSLFVLQPGQMHHWSLSEDIEGFVIIFSQELYNLYFGQKKINDYNFYHSIHNRPEMVFEEKELPKILPYFNLLIQENSQESKFQLDKLLNLLDCIHIEVARKYSETYSHQTHSYNIKINKFESLLEEYFRTQKLPSFYAEKLNITLKHLNRICNEILQKTATEVIIDRVILEIKRMLIDKQLAVNEVAFKVGYEDYSYFSRFFKKQTGISPTEFRNTVR comes from the coding sequence ATGAAAAGATATCCCATTTACAGCGTTCAAAATTTTAGCTGTAACGATATTCACAAGGATTTTTATGTGAATACTTTTAAAGAGCATTTGAAAAGCCACAGTTTTGTCGAAGAACCGCATCGACACGATTCTTATTTGATGGTGTTTTTTACCAAAGGTTCGGGATTACACGAAGTCGATTTTGATCAATTTGAAATAAAAAGAGGGAGTCTTTTTGTGCTACAGCCAGGGCAGATGCATCACTGGAGTTTGTCTGAAGATATTGAAGGTTTTGTAATTATCTTTTCGCAGGAATTGTACAATTTGTATTTCGGACAGAAAAAAATCAACGACTATAATTTTTACCATTCCATTCATAACCGACCAGAAATGGTTTTTGAAGAAAAAGAACTTCCAAAAATCCTTCCGTATTTCAATCTGCTGATTCAGGAAAACAGCCAAGAAAGCAAATTTCAGTTAGATAAATTACTAAATCTGCTAGACTGTATTCATATTGAAGTAGCGAGAAAATACAGCGAAACCTATTCGCATCAAACCCATTCGTACAACATTAAAATTAATAAGTTCGAATCGCTTTTAGAAGAGTATTTCAGAACTCAAAAACTGCCTTCCTTTTATGCAGAAAAATTAAACATTACTTTAAAACATCTTAACAGAATCTGCAATGAAATCCTTCAAAAAACAGCCACAGAAGTAATCATAGATCGCGTAATCCTAGAAATTAAAAGAATGTTAATTGATAAACAATTAGCCGTAAACGAAGTTGCGTTTAAAGTAGGCTACGAAGATTACTCGTACTTCTCCCGTTTCTTCAAAAAACAAACTGGAATTTCCCCAACAGAATTTAGAAACACTGTGCGTTGA
- the aceA gene encoding isocitrate lyase: MKTTEDRIQELINDWITNPRWKGVERPYTASEVVTLQGSYKIEHSIAKMGAEKLWRKLKSQDYVAGLGALTGNQAIQEVDAGLEAIYLSGWQVAADANLAGEMYPDQSLYPVNSVPMVVKKINNALLRADQIQTVNNIEDKKDYLVPIVADAEAGFGGNLNAFELMKSMIEAGASGVHFEDQLSSAKKCGHLGGKVLVPTQEAINKLIAARLASDVMGVSTLIVARTDADAANLLTSDADPRDRKFLTGEKTAEGFFYVKNGIDQGIARGLSYAPYADLIWMETSNPDLEFARKFATAMKKEFPDKMLAYNCSPSFNWAAKLSVAEMETFREDLAAMGYSFQFITLAGFHALNTSMFELSKAYKERGMAGYSELQEREFALQKNGFRAVKHQAFVGTSYFDAVQNTVMLGKSAITAMEHSTEVEQF; this comes from the coding sequence ATGAAAACAACAGAAGACAGAATTCAGGAATTGATTAACGATTGGATTACGAACCCGAGATGGAAAGGCGTTGAACGTCCTTATACGGCGAGTGAAGTAGTAACGCTTCAGGGGTCATATAAAATTGAGCATTCTATTGCAAAAATGGGTGCAGAGAAATTATGGAGAAAGTTAAAAAGTCAGGATTATGTTGCGGGTTTGGGAGCGTTGACTGGAAATCAGGCAATTCAGGAAGTCGATGCGGGTTTAGAAGCGATTTATTTAAGCGGATGGCAGGTTGCTGCAGATGCAAATCTAGCTGGCGAAATGTATCCTGATCAATCGCTTTATCCGGTAAACAGCGTTCCGATGGTGGTAAAAAAGATCAACAACGCTTTACTACGTGCTGATCAAATTCAGACTGTAAATAATATTGAAGATAAAAAAGATTATCTGGTTCCGATTGTGGCTGACGCCGAAGCAGGTTTTGGTGGAAACTTAAATGCTTTTGAATTAATGAAATCGATGATTGAAGCCGGCGCTTCTGGAGTTCATTTTGAGGATCAGTTAAGTTCTGCTAAAAAGTGCGGACACTTGGGCGGAAAAGTTTTGGTTCCAACTCAGGAAGCAATTAATAAACTGATTGCAGCAAGATTGGCTTCAGATGTTATGGGAGTTTCAACTTTAATTGTTGCCCGAACAGATGCTGATGCTGCGAATTTATTAACCAGCGATGCAGATCCAAGAGACAGAAAATTTCTAACTGGAGAAAAAACAGCCGAAGGTTTTTTCTATGTAAAAAACGGAATCGATCAGGGAATTGCAAGAGGTTTGAGCTACGCGCCTTATGCCGATTTAATTTGGATGGAAACCAGTAATCCGGATTTAGAATTTGCAAGAAAGTTTGCAACGGCTATGAAAAAAGAATTCCCGGATAAAATGCTGGCGTATAATTGTTCACCATCTTTCAATTGGGCAGCAAAATTATCAGTTGCAGAAATGGAAACATTTAGGGAAGATTTGGCAGCAATGGGCTATAGTTTCCAATTTATCACTTTAGCAGGATTCCATGCTTTAAACACAAGTATGTTCGAATTGTCTAAAGCCTATAAAGAACGCGGAATGGCAGGATATTCTGAATTGCAGGAACGTGAATTCGCTTTACAAAAAAACGGATTCAGAGCGGTAAAACACCAGGCTTTCGTAGGAACTTCTTATTTCGATGCGGTTCAAAACACGGTTATGTTAGGAAAATCAGCAATAACCGCAATGGAACATTCTACAGAGGTTGAGCAATTTTAA
- a CDS encoding (4Fe-4S)-binding protein gives MNPNNLTKEYTNGEVTIVWQSGKCIHSANCVKNNPDVFRPKEKPWITPEQSTTEKIISTINKCPSGALTFYMNKQ, from the coding sequence ATGAACCCAAATAACCTCACTAAAGAATATACAAACGGAGAAGTTACTATTGTATGGCAATCTGGAAAATGTATTCACTCGGCCAATTGTGTCAAAAACAATCCGGATGTTTTTCGCCCAAAAGAAAAACCGTGGATTACTCCAGAACAATCTACAACTGAAAAAATAATTTCTACTATTAACAAATGTCCATCGGGAGCGTTGACATTTTATATGAATAAACAATAA